In Lotus japonicus ecotype B-129 chromosome 5, LjGifu_v1.2, one genomic interval encodes:
- the LOC130719814 gene encoding uncharacterized protein LOC130719814: MKTWLVTVPPHLNPNSVDAWIWEGSSSGGYSVREGYDWLSNKHRTLILGDDWRWVWKLPVPGKIRVVVWSCHHNALPLDANRFRFHIATSAACTRCSANLEDSIHALRECPHSRELWDVKTWILYHARSNHALKFLVGLWNVWKWRCNMCLDPQPWNLDCAWRKLCHEYDEISSVHQSDGVDDASPGMSIVWRPPHQDLVKLNVDDSYCEDANVMGAGGLIRDHKDCRNLINAIQNRSQGLAQDQVLLVNEIHSLLHLQWQVLLSWVLREMNSAADWLAKASCHDQALGFTMVNLPDPELQVIILKDALGIP; encoded by the exons ATGAAAACGTGGCTTGTGACAGTGCCTCCTCACTTGAACCCTAATTCAGTAGATGCATGGATTTGGGAAGGGAGTAGTAGTGGTGGCTACTCAGTTCGTGAGGGATATGATTGGCTCAGCAATAAGCATCGGACTTTAATCCTAGGAGATGATTGGCGGTGGGTTTGGAAACTTCCTGTGCCTGGAAAAATTAGAGTAGTTGTCTGGTCCTGTCACCACAATGCTCTCCCGCTCGATGCAAATAGATTTAGATTCCATATAGCGACTTCAGCTGCATGTACCCGGTGCTCGGCTAATTTGGAAGATAGCATTCATGCCCTGAGAGAGTGTCCTCACTCTCGCGAACTTTGG GATGTCAAGACCTGGATCCTTTACCATGCTCGAAGCAACCATGCCTTGAAGTTCCTTGTTGGGTTGTGGAATGTCTGGAAGTGGAGATGCAATATGTGCTTGGACCCCCAACCGTGGAATCTTGATTGTGCGTGGAGGAAGCTCTGTCATGAATATGATGAAATCTCTAGTGTTCATCAATCTGATGGTGTTGATGATGCAAGCCCAGGGATGAGCATTGTTTGGAGACCACCCCATCAGGATCTTGTCAAACTAAATGTTGACGACAGTTACTGTGAGGATGCCAATGTTATGGGTGCTGGAGGTTTGATAAGAGATCACAAAG ATTGCAGAAACCTTATTAATGCAATCCAAAACAGGTCCCAGGGTCTTGCTCAAGATCAGGTGCTGCTGGTTAATGAGATTCATTCTCTGTTGCATCTTCAGTGGCAGGTTCTTCTTAGTTGGGTACTGCGGGAGATGAATTCAGCCGCTGACTGGCTAGCCAAGGCTAGCTGCCATGATCAAGCCTTGGGTTTTACTATGGTGAACTTACCAGACCCCGAGCTCCAAGTTATTATCCTGAAAGATGCTCTAGGCATCCCATAG